In one Populus nigra chromosome 12, ddPopNigr1.1, whole genome shotgun sequence genomic region, the following are encoded:
- the LOC133669653 gene encoding uncharacterized protein LOC133669653 isoform X2: MTMEKKEEIFSDFNFAPSNHAVNSNSTMIKGSDFTNTNDADDDWGDFNFVSSNSSGFSHTLSLPKISTTHFEFSTKNQNSAESLTQPGSAPIRVNNSAQWKKPNGALPLSLFGEIEEEEEEEGSGAGEPPKNGSVHFSKNKEGSGGVNVIDLIANLYKEKERNNGFRSGFNGSDMNWENLNGDGLNVNGVNKDEMNSKGLDLDLKENGLNSNKTESNLVKKDKNFSGNGVDLGLVNGNEPFDVNGGGGGGGGGDDDDDDGWEFKGADTTTDAEVDISKASEMKAENGLVSNVNGLNSRWNPLSLDLNGWTSHVNRDDSSWDWLNTGTVDGNTAPGNSDGWEFKETGSRMQAEDEKEKGEQMKAEIQPILSFDGSNSTWNSLSLDGLKNSNLNEVNSCRKQMNLNSSDENEDFDGNDEWEFKAAESESGTGDKNTKGDERKVENPEGTTHALGFGSGVIGTGYLFGASQQTSKKSTGRDFGFDFSTSLAQDTKMFHTHTKNEQNDTKKVSHSSPDDGVDSDEESWEFKDAFSETRSKEKEEPKVVEVSAVVEAFPFDGEIKGNMTRSISHKGALPLSIFGDEEQDSNDPVSYQDISPQLSNLKPIDGVKSPHLNISINDLISSLYSQAEHDTAVNHGQNPSGSGLSPANVVIESNLAGDSDDFDDDSWEFKDASSGIRAEDQASFSGLGEPNTKYSTKIELNDYVDFFCKLKEELHFLALCHLDNLKKAQSAASEDAEVKALVKEIQNLHDELQQDGLFSGEVDTGNHSPRKLCLNAFVEVLQEPKFQVFESEYQLTSKLSLVENDMGLTMELLKHVTSTIKILTLVSRKEQSSYVSTWSEILFVCARELKHGALIWTQSLQKDVHDQILSKPQGKNYIVALGEIYRVVEVIGSSARLYKPWLLVSSTNPMVLLTLLSECFTIWSSSGLEEALQSISDPAGLYYNGGLTTLLESIKYIHDLDTRTLYNHVFCGQGPICQLSVLTAGIVPGMKTVVWNGEHYFLTLANLWANLVSCNPPNLPQIHVG; the protein is encoded by the exons ATGACGatggagaagaaagaagaaatctTTAGCGACTTCAATTTCGCTCCGTCAAATCACGCTGTTAATTCCAATTCCACCATGATCAAAGGCTCAGATTTCACGAATACCAATGATGCTGATGATGATTGGGGAGATTTCAATTTTGTCAGCAGCAATTCCAGTGGATTCAGCCACACCTTATCACTGCCCAAAATCTCAACTACCCATTTTGAATTCTCtaccaaaaatcaaaattcggCCGAGTCACTGACTCAGCCTGGATCGGCACCGATTCGAGTTAATAATTCGGCTCAGTGGAAGAAGCCAAATGGAGCTTTGCCTCTTTCGTTGTTTGGAGAAattgaagaggaggaggaggaggaaggatCAGGTGCGGGCGAGCCTCCAAAAAATGGAAGTGTTCATTTTTCGAAAAATAAAGAGGGGTCAGGAGGTGTTAATGTGATTGATTTGATAGCTAATTTGTATAAAGAGAAGGAGAGGAATAATGGGTTCAGATCCGGCTTTAATGGCTCGGATATGAATTGGGAAAATTTGAATGGTGATGGATTGAATGTCAATGGTGTAAATAAGGATGAAATGAATTCCAAGGGGTTGGATTTGGATTTGAAGGAAAATGggttgaattcaaataaaaCCGAGTCGAATTTGgttaaaaaagataagaatttcAGTGGAAATGGAGTGGATTTGGGATTGGTTAATGGTAATGAGCCATTCGATGTTAatggtggcggtggcggtggcggtggtggtgatgatgatgatgatgatggttggGAATTTAAAGGTGCAGACACTACAACTGATGCGGAGGTTGATATTTCTAAG GCTAGCGAAATGAAGGCTGAGAATGGGTTGGTGTCTAATGTTAATGGATTAAATTCAAGATGGAATCCTTTAAGCTTGGATTTGAATGGATGGACCTCGCATGTCAATAGAGATGACTCAAGTTGGGATTGGTTGAATACGGGTACGGTTGATGGAAATACAGCACCTGGTAACAGTGATGGCTGGGAGTTCAAAGAAACAGGTTCCAGAATGCAGGCTGAAGATGAGAAAGAGAAG GGTGAGCAGATGAAAGCTGAAATCCAGCCAATATTGAGTTTTGATGGATCCAATTCAAC CTGGAATTCATTGAGTTTGGATGGACTCAAGAATTCAAACTTAAATGAAGTGAATTCATGTAGAAAACAGATGAATCTGAATTCATCTGATGAAAATGAGGATTTTGATGGCAATGATGAGTGGGAATTCAAGGCAGCAGAATCAGAATCTGGGACTGGTGACAAGAATACTAAG GGTGATGAGAGAAAGGTGGAAAATCCTGAGGGAACCACACATGCACTTGGGTTTGGCAGTGGAGTGATTGGTACTGGTTATTTATTTGGTGCATCACAACAGACCTCCAAAAAATCTACTGGACGGGACTTTGGGTTTGATTTCAGCACCTCTTTGGCTCAAGACACTAAAATGTTCCATACACACACTAAAAATGAGCAGAACGATACCAAAAAAGTCTCGCATTCCTCCCCAGATGATGGTGTTGATTCTGATGAGGAGTCTTGGGAATTTAAAGATGCATTTTCGGAAACTAGATCAAAGGAAAAG GAAGAGCCAAAGGTTGTTGAAGTTTCTGCTGTTGTGGAAGCATTTCCATTTGATGGTGAAATTAAG GGAAACATGACCAGGTCAATCAGTCATAAAGGAGCCCTGCCCTTGTCCATTTTTGGTGATGAAGAACAGGATTCCAATGATCCTGTGAGTTATCAAGACATTTCACCTCAGCTGTCCAATTTGAAGCCAATAGATGGCGTTAAGAGTCCTCATTTAAACATTTCTATCAACGATCTTATATCAAGTTTATACAGTCAAGCTGAGCATGATACTGCTGTTAATCATGGTCAAAATCCCAGTGGAAGTGGATTGAGCCCTGCCAATGTTGTAATAGAGTCTAATCTAGCAGGCGATAGCGATGATTTTGATGACGATTCCTGGGAATTTAAAGATGCCTCTTCAGGGATCAGAGCTGAAGATCAGGCCTCTTTTAGTGGTCTTGGAGAGCCTAATACAAAATATTCCACCAAAATAGAGCTAAAtgattatgttgattttttttgcaaattgaaGGAAGAATTACACTTTCTTGCCCTGTGTCATCTTGATAATCTAAAG AAAGCTCAAAGTGCTGCTAGTGAAGATGCTGAAGTGAAAGCCCTTGTAAAGGAAATACAG AATCTTCATGATGAACTGCAGCAAGATGGTTTGTTTTCTGGTGAAGTTGACACAGGGAATCACTCCCCAAGAAAATTGTGCCTCAATGCATTTGTTGAGGTTTTGCAAGAACCAAAGTTCCAAGTGTTTGAATCAGAATATCAGTTGACAAGTAAATTGTCATTA GTTGAGAATGATATGGGATTGACCATGGAACTCCTCAAACATGTGACATCAACAATAAAGATTTTGACGTTGGTATCAAGGAAGGAACAATCTAGTTATGTTTCCACTTGGTCTGAAATCCTGTTTGTTTGTGCTCGAGAGCTGAAACATGGTGCCTTAATTTGGACGCAGTCATTACAAAAAGATGTCCATGATCAAATATTATCTAAACCTCAAG GCAAGAACTATATTGTTGCCCTTGGAGAAATATATAGAGTTGTTGAAGTTATTGGGTCCTCGGCCAGACTTTATAAGCCATGGTTATTAGTGAGCTCTACAAATCCCATGGTCTTGCTCACTCTTCTAAGTGAGTGTTTCACCATATGGTCAAGTTCTGGACTTGAAGAAGCTCTGCAAAGCATTTCTGATCCAGCTGGTCTTTATTATAATGGAGGTCTCACTACACTACTTGAATCGATTAAGTATATTCACGATCTTGATACTCGTACGCTATATAACCATGTTTTCTGTGGACAAGGTCCTATCTGTCAACTGTCAGTTTTAACTGCAGGAATAGTGCCAG GGATGAAAACAGTGGTGTGGAATGGGGAGCACTACTTTCTCACGCTTGCTAATTTGTGGGCAAACTTAGTAAGCTGCAACCCTCCAAATTTGCCACAGATACATGTTGGATGA
- the LOC133669653 gene encoding uncharacterized protein LOC133669653 isoform X1, which produces MTMEKKEEIFSDFNFAPSNHAVNSNSTMIKGSDFTNTNDADDDWGDFNFVSSNSSGFSHTLSLPKISTTHFEFSTKNQNSAESLTQPGSAPIRVNNSAQWKKPNGALPLSLFGEIEEEEEEEGSGAGEPPKNGSVHFSKNKEGSGGVNVIDLIANLYKEKERNNGFRSGFNGSDMNWENLNGDGLNVNGVNKDEMNSKGLDLDLKENGLNSNKTESNLVKKDKNFSGNGVDLGLVNGNEPFDVNGGGGGGGGGDDDDDDGWEFKGADTTTDAEVDISKASEMKAENGLVSNVNGLNSRWNPLSLDLNGWTSHVNRDDSSWDWLNTGTVDGNTAPGNSDGWEFKETGSRMQAEDEKEKGEQMKAEIQPILSFDGSNSTWNSLSFDGSNSTWNSLSLDGLKNSNLNEVNSCRKQMNLNSSDENEDFDGNDEWEFKAAESESGTGDKNTKGDERKVENPEGTTHALGFGSGVIGTGYLFGASQQTSKKSTGRDFGFDFSTSLAQDTKMFHTHTKNEQNDTKKVSHSSPDDGVDSDEESWEFKDAFSETRSKEKEEPKVVEVSAVVEAFPFDGEIKGNMTRSISHKGALPLSIFGDEEQDSNDPVSYQDISPQLSNLKPIDGVKSPHLNISINDLISSLYSQAEHDTAVNHGQNPSGSGLSPANVVIESNLAGDSDDFDDDSWEFKDASSGIRAEDQASFSGLGEPNTKYSTKIELNDYVDFFCKLKEELHFLALCHLDNLKKAQSAASEDAEVKALVKEIQNLHDELQQDGLFSGEVDTGNHSPRKLCLNAFVEVLQEPKFQVFESEYQLTSKLSLVENDMGLTMELLKHVTSTIKILTLVSRKEQSSYVSTWSEILFVCARELKHGALIWTQSLQKDVHDQILSKPQGKNYIVALGEIYRVVEVIGSSARLYKPWLLVSSTNPMVLLTLLSECFTIWSSSGLEEALQSISDPAGLYYNGGLTTLLESIKYIHDLDTRTLYNHVFCGQGPICQLSVLTAGIVPGMKTVVWNGEHYFLTLANLWANLVSCNPPNLPQIHVG; this is translated from the exons ATGACGatggagaagaaagaagaaatctTTAGCGACTTCAATTTCGCTCCGTCAAATCACGCTGTTAATTCCAATTCCACCATGATCAAAGGCTCAGATTTCACGAATACCAATGATGCTGATGATGATTGGGGAGATTTCAATTTTGTCAGCAGCAATTCCAGTGGATTCAGCCACACCTTATCACTGCCCAAAATCTCAACTACCCATTTTGAATTCTCtaccaaaaatcaaaattcggCCGAGTCACTGACTCAGCCTGGATCGGCACCGATTCGAGTTAATAATTCGGCTCAGTGGAAGAAGCCAAATGGAGCTTTGCCTCTTTCGTTGTTTGGAGAAattgaagaggaggaggaggaggaaggatCAGGTGCGGGCGAGCCTCCAAAAAATGGAAGTGTTCATTTTTCGAAAAATAAAGAGGGGTCAGGAGGTGTTAATGTGATTGATTTGATAGCTAATTTGTATAAAGAGAAGGAGAGGAATAATGGGTTCAGATCCGGCTTTAATGGCTCGGATATGAATTGGGAAAATTTGAATGGTGATGGATTGAATGTCAATGGTGTAAATAAGGATGAAATGAATTCCAAGGGGTTGGATTTGGATTTGAAGGAAAATGggttgaattcaaataaaaCCGAGTCGAATTTGgttaaaaaagataagaatttcAGTGGAAATGGAGTGGATTTGGGATTGGTTAATGGTAATGAGCCATTCGATGTTAatggtggcggtggcggtggcggtggtggtgatgatgatgatgatgatggttggGAATTTAAAGGTGCAGACACTACAACTGATGCGGAGGTTGATATTTCTAAG GCTAGCGAAATGAAGGCTGAGAATGGGTTGGTGTCTAATGTTAATGGATTAAATTCAAGATGGAATCCTTTAAGCTTGGATTTGAATGGATGGACCTCGCATGTCAATAGAGATGACTCAAGTTGGGATTGGTTGAATACGGGTACGGTTGATGGAAATACAGCACCTGGTAACAGTGATGGCTGGGAGTTCAAAGAAACAGGTTCCAGAATGCAGGCTGAAGATGAGAAAGAGAAG GGTGAGCAGATGAAAGCTGAAATCCAGCCAATATTGAGTTTTGATGGATCCAATTCAACCTGGAATTCTTTGAGTTTTGATGGATCCAATTCAACCTGGAATTCATTGAGTTTGGATGGACTCAAGAATTCAAACTTAAATGAAGTGAATTCATGTAGAAAACAGATGAATCTGAATTCATCTGATGAAAATGAGGATTTTGATGGCAATGATGAGTGGGAATTCAAGGCAGCAGAATCAGAATCTGGGACTGGTGACAAGAATACTAAG GGTGATGAGAGAAAGGTGGAAAATCCTGAGGGAACCACACATGCACTTGGGTTTGGCAGTGGAGTGATTGGTACTGGTTATTTATTTGGTGCATCACAACAGACCTCCAAAAAATCTACTGGACGGGACTTTGGGTTTGATTTCAGCACCTCTTTGGCTCAAGACACTAAAATGTTCCATACACACACTAAAAATGAGCAGAACGATACCAAAAAAGTCTCGCATTCCTCCCCAGATGATGGTGTTGATTCTGATGAGGAGTCTTGGGAATTTAAAGATGCATTTTCGGAAACTAGATCAAAGGAAAAG GAAGAGCCAAAGGTTGTTGAAGTTTCTGCTGTTGTGGAAGCATTTCCATTTGATGGTGAAATTAAG GGAAACATGACCAGGTCAATCAGTCATAAAGGAGCCCTGCCCTTGTCCATTTTTGGTGATGAAGAACAGGATTCCAATGATCCTGTGAGTTATCAAGACATTTCACCTCAGCTGTCCAATTTGAAGCCAATAGATGGCGTTAAGAGTCCTCATTTAAACATTTCTATCAACGATCTTATATCAAGTTTATACAGTCAAGCTGAGCATGATACTGCTGTTAATCATGGTCAAAATCCCAGTGGAAGTGGATTGAGCCCTGCCAATGTTGTAATAGAGTCTAATCTAGCAGGCGATAGCGATGATTTTGATGACGATTCCTGGGAATTTAAAGATGCCTCTTCAGGGATCAGAGCTGAAGATCAGGCCTCTTTTAGTGGTCTTGGAGAGCCTAATACAAAATATTCCACCAAAATAGAGCTAAAtgattatgttgattttttttgcaaattgaaGGAAGAATTACACTTTCTTGCCCTGTGTCATCTTGATAATCTAAAG AAAGCTCAAAGTGCTGCTAGTGAAGATGCTGAAGTGAAAGCCCTTGTAAAGGAAATACAG AATCTTCATGATGAACTGCAGCAAGATGGTTTGTTTTCTGGTGAAGTTGACACAGGGAATCACTCCCCAAGAAAATTGTGCCTCAATGCATTTGTTGAGGTTTTGCAAGAACCAAAGTTCCAAGTGTTTGAATCAGAATATCAGTTGACAAGTAAATTGTCATTA GTTGAGAATGATATGGGATTGACCATGGAACTCCTCAAACATGTGACATCAACAATAAAGATTTTGACGTTGGTATCAAGGAAGGAACAATCTAGTTATGTTTCCACTTGGTCTGAAATCCTGTTTGTTTGTGCTCGAGAGCTGAAACATGGTGCCTTAATTTGGACGCAGTCATTACAAAAAGATGTCCATGATCAAATATTATCTAAACCTCAAG GCAAGAACTATATTGTTGCCCTTGGAGAAATATATAGAGTTGTTGAAGTTATTGGGTCCTCGGCCAGACTTTATAAGCCATGGTTATTAGTGAGCTCTACAAATCCCATGGTCTTGCTCACTCTTCTAAGTGAGTGTTTCACCATATGGTCAAGTTCTGGACTTGAAGAAGCTCTGCAAAGCATTTCTGATCCAGCTGGTCTTTATTATAATGGAGGTCTCACTACACTACTTGAATCGATTAAGTATATTCACGATCTTGATACTCGTACGCTATATAACCATGTTTTCTGTGGACAAGGTCCTATCTGTCAACTGTCAGTTTTAACTGCAGGAATAGTGCCAG GGATGAAAACAGTGGTGTGGAATGGGGAGCACTACTTTCTCACGCTTGCTAATTTGTGGGCAAACTTAGTAAGCTGCAACCCTCCAAATTTGCCACAGATACATGTTGGATGA
- the LOC133670221 gene encoding NADPH-dependent aldehyde reductase 1, chloroplastic-like, with product MASGGQKFPPQKQNSQPGKEHVMDPTPQYTNPDYKPSNKLQGKVAVVTGGDSGIGRAVCRSFVIEGATVAFTYVKAQEDKDADDTLQMLKKHKTADAKDPIAIPVDLGFDENCKRVVDEVVNAYGRIDILVNNAAEQYECSSVEEIDEQRLERVFRTNIFSYFFMTRHALKHMKEGSSIINTTSVNAYMGNSQLLDYTSTKGAIVAFIRGLALQLVSRGIRVNGVAPGPIWTPLIPASFKEEEVANFGKQVPMQRAGQPAEVAPSYVFLACNHCSSYITGQVLHPSGKFVLHAYTTVAIVTDGWLVVAGGVIVNG from the exons ATGGCTTCAGGTGGGCAAAAGTTTCCTCCACAAAAGCAGAATAGCCAGCCTGGTAAAGAGCATGTTATGGACCCAACTCCACAGTACACCAATCCTGATTATAAGCCCTCTAATAAGCTCCAG GGAAAGGTGGCAGTGGTGACTGGTGGAGATTCTGGCATAGGAAGAGCTGTGTGCCGTAGTTTCGTGATTGAAGGGGCAACCGTGGCCTTCACATATGTTAAGGCTCAAGAGGATAAGGACGCTGATGATACTCTTCAGATGCTAAAGAAGCATAAGACTGCTGATGCTAAGGATCCTATTGCAATACCTGTGGATTTGGGGTTTGATGAGAATTGCAAGAGAGTGGTTGATGAGGTGGTAAATGCGTATGGTCGGATTGATATTTTGGTTAACAATGCAGCTGAGCAGTATGAGTGTAGCTCTGTGGAGGAGATTGATGAGCAGAGGCTTGAAAGGGTGTTTAGGACTAATATCTTCTCCTACTTCTTCATGACCAG GCATGCCTTGAAGCACATGAAAGAAGGCAGCTCTATAATCAACACAACATCAGTTAATGCATATATGGGAAACTCCCAGTTGCTTGACTACACATCAACCAAAGGTGCAATTGTGGCTTTCATTAGAGGACTAGCACTCCAGCTAGTTAGCAGAGGCATAAGGGTCAATGGCGTCGCGCCTGGACCCATTTGGACTCCATTGATACCGGCATCATTCAAAGAAGAGGAGGTTGCTAATTTTGGAAAACAAGTGCCTATGCAAAGAGCTGGCCAGCCAGCTGAGGTTGCCCCTAGCTATGTGTTCCTCGCTTGTAACCACTGCTCTTCTTACATTACTGGCCAAGTCCTTCACCCTAGTGGTAAGTTTGTTCTTCATGCTTACACAACAGTTGCAATTGTAACTGATGGTTGGTTGGTTGTTGCAGGTGGTGTAATCGTGAACGGTTAA
- the LOC133670220 gene encoding mevalonate kinase-like produces MEVKARAPGKIILSGEHAVVHGSTAVAASIGLCTYVSLQVPPSNENDDRLTLQLKDMALEFSWPIGRIKEALSSLGGPFPSTPTSCSAESFKLILALIEEQNILESKISLASGVSAFLWLYTSILGFKPATVVVTSDLPLGSGLGSSAALCVAFSAALLACSETVNIDMKQEGWLVFGESELELLNKWAFEGEKIIHGKPSGIDNTVSTYGNMIKFRSGNLTRIKSSMPLKMLITNTKVGRNTKALVAGVSERTLRNPDAMSSVFNAVDSISKELANVIQTPASDDLSITAKEEKLEELMEMNQGLLQCMGVSHASIETVLRTTMKYKLASKLTGAGGGGCVLTLLPTLLSGTIVDKVIAELESCGFQCLIAGIGGNGAEICFSASS; encoded by the exons atggAAGTGAAAGCAAGAGCTCCAGGGAAAATCATTCTTTCTGGTGAACATGCAGTTGTTCATGGATCCACTGCTGTTGCTGCATCCATTGGTCTATGCACCTATGTTTCCCTTCAAGTTCCCCCTtctaatg AGAATGATGATAGACTGACACTCCAGCTCAAGGATATGGCTTTAGAATTTTCGTGGCCAATTGGAAGAATCAAAGAAGCACTATCTAGCTTAGGAGGTCCTTTCCCATCAACTCCCACGTCCTGCTCAGCAGAAtcattcaagttaattttagcTTTGATAGAAGAGCAAAATATTCTGGAGTCAAAAATATCTCTTGCTTCTGGAGTGTCTGCTTTTCTGTGGCTATACACATCAATCCTAGG ATTTAAACCCGCTACTGTAGTTGTCACTTCTGACCTTCCACTGGGTTCCGGCCTAGGTTCATCTGCCGCACTCTGTGTTGCATTCTCTGCAGCTCTTCTTGCTTGCTCAGAAACTGTGAACATAGACATGAAACAAGAAGGGTGGTTAGTGTTTGGGGAGTCTGAGCTTGAATTATTGAACAAATGGGCTTTTGAAGGTGAAAAGATAATTCATGGAAAGCCATCTGGGATTGACAACACTGTTAGCACATATG GCAACATGATCAAGTTCAGGTCCGGTAATCTAACACGCATCAAGTCCAGCATGCCACTCAAAATGCTCATTACTAACACAAAAGTTGGGAGGAACACAAAAGCATTGGTTGCTGGAGTTTCAGAGAGAACCTTAAGAAACCCTGATGCCATGAGTTCTGTTTTTAATGCTGTTGATTCCATCAGTAAGGAATTGGCTAATGTCATCCAGACACCTGCTTCAGATGATCTGTCTATAACTGCAAAGGAAGAGAAGCTAGAAGAGTTAATGGAAATGAATCAGGGTTTGCTCCAATGCATGGGGGTAAGCCATGCTTCTATAGAAACTGTTCTTCGAACCACAATGAAATACAAGTTAGCTTCTAAGCTGACTGGAGCTGGGGGTGGTGGCTGCGTGCTGACACTGTTGCCAACCT TACTGTCAGGAACTATTGTAGATAAAGTAATTGCTGAGCTAGAGTCTTGCGGATTCCAATGTTTGATTGCTGGAATTGGTGGGAACGGTGCTGAGATTTGCTTCAGTGCTTCTTCCTGA